A single genomic interval of Celeribacter indicus harbors:
- a CDS encoding MFS transporter produces MKRSLISLDDARHLPLWRRPEALLFLMAFAMPVAFATWNALLNNFVIEAAGFTGVEIGWLHTVREIPGFLAIGVIALILFVREQVLGLVSLLMLGAATAVTAWFPSFGGILAVTMLSSIGFHYYETVNQSLQLQWLPKERAPIVLGRLLAAGSAASLIAYGLLVVTWKTFDLSYNFVYLVSGGFTAVVALFALFAYPQFEAPNPQSKKLVLKRRYGLYYALQFMAGARRQIFVVFAAFMMVERFGFQVHEVTALFLINYLANMIVAPFMGKIVFLKGERFVLVFEYAGLTLVFLAYGGIYWLGWGVVVAAGLYVIDHMLFGLAFALKTYFQKIADPEDIAPTAAVAFTINHIAAVFLPALLGYLWLASPGAVFGLAAGMAMTSLCLALLIPRHPEKGNEWRILPLVRPAGTPAE; encoded by the coding sequence ATGAAGCGCTCCTTGATCTCCCTCGACGATGCCCGTCACCTGCCGCTCTGGCGCAGGCCGGAGGCGCTTTTGTTCCTGATGGCCTTCGCGATGCCGGTGGCCTTCGCCACCTGGAACGCGCTCCTGAACAATTTCGTCATCGAGGCGGCGGGGTTCACCGGGGTCGAGATCGGCTGGCTGCACACCGTTCGCGAGATCCCCGGCTTCCTCGCCATCGGGGTCATCGCGCTCATCCTGTTCGTGCGCGAGCAGGTGCTGGGCCTCGTGTCCCTGCTGATGCTCGGTGCGGCGACGGCGGTGACGGCGTGGTTCCCCTCCTTCGGGGGGATCCTGGCGGTGACGATGCTCTCCTCGATCGGCTTCCATTATTACGAAACGGTCAACCAGTCGCTCCAGCTCCAATGGCTGCCGAAGGAGCGCGCGCCCATCGTGCTTGGGCGGCTGCTGGCGGCGGGGTCGGCGGCCTCGCTCATCGCCTACGGGCTTCTGGTCGTCACCTGGAAGACCTTCGATCTCTCCTATAATTTCGTCTATCTCGTCTCCGGCGGCTTCACCGCGGTGGTCGCGCTGTTCGCGCTGTTCGCCTATCCGCAGTTCGAGGCGCCGAACCCGCAGTCCAAGAAGCTCGTGCTCAAGCGGCGCTACGGGCTCTACTATGCGCTTCAGTTCATGGCGGGGGCGCGGCGCCAGATCTTCGTCGTCTTCGCGGCCTTCATGATGGTCGAACGCTTCGGGTTCCAGGTGCATGAGGTGACCGCGCTCTTCCTCATCAACTACCTGGCCAACATGATCGTCGCGCCCTTCATGGGCAAGATCGTGTTCCTGAAGGGCGAACGCTTCGTCCTCGTCTTCGAATACGCGGGACTGACGCTGGTCTTCCTCGCCTATGGCGGGATCTACTGGCTGGGCTGGGGCGTGGTGGTCGCGGCGGGTCTCTACGTGATCGACCACATGCTGTTCGGCCTCGCCTTCGCGCTCAAGACCTATTTCCAGAAGATCGCAGACCCTGAGGACATTGCGCCCACCGCTGCCGTCGCCTTCACGATCAACCATATCGCCGCGGTCTTCCTGCCCGCCCTGCTGGGTTATCTCTGGCTTGCGAGCCCCGGCGCGGTGTTCGGCCTCGCCGCGGGGATGGCGATGACCTCGCTCTGCCTCGCGCTGCTCATCCCGCGCCACCCGGAGAAGGGCAACGAGTGGCGCATCCTGCCGCTCGTGCGTCCGGCGGGAACGCCGGCGGAGTGA
- the msrA gene encoding peptide-methionine (S)-S-oxide reductase MsrA translates to MFSAFTKKLTMPTPDEALPGRTEPIPTATEHFVFHTPLVTDVPEGMEEAIFGMGCFWGVERIFWSLDGVVNTAVGYLGGYTPNPTYEEVCTGRTGHNEVVRVIYDPSRISYAELLKAFWEGHDPTQGMRQGNDRGTQYRSGIYYTTDAQRAAAETSLAGYNVLLQDKGFGAITTEVRPAGEFYYAEDYHQQYLAKNPNGYCGIGGTGVSCPVGLSMDRPYGWNEEVERPETPG, encoded by the coding sequence ATGTTCAGTGCGTTCACGAAGAAACTCACCATGCCCACGCCGGACGAGGCGCTGCCGGGGCGGACGGAGCCGATCCCGACCGCCACGGAGCATTTCGTCTTTCATACTCCGCTCGTCACCGACGTGCCCGAGGGCATGGAGGAGGCGATCTTCGGCATGGGCTGTTTCTGGGGCGTCGAGCGGATCTTCTGGAGCCTCGACGGTGTGGTGAACACCGCCGTCGGCTATCTCGGCGGCTATACGCCCAACCCGACCTACGAGGAGGTCTGCACCGGGCGGACCGGGCATAACGAGGTGGTGCGGGTGATCTATGATCCCTCGCGGATCTCCTATGCCGAGCTTCTTAAGGCGTTCTGGGAGGGTCACGATCCGACGCAGGGCATGCGCCAGGGCAACGACCGCGGCACGCAATACCGCTCCGGCATCTACTACACCACCGATGCGCAGCGCGCGGCGGCGGAGACGAGCCTCGCCGGATATAACGTGCTGTTGCAGGACAAGGGCTTCGGCGCGATCACGACGGAGGTGCGGCCGGCGGGCGAGTTCTATTATGCCGAGGATTATCACCAGCAATATCTCGCGAAGAACCCGAACGGCTATTGCGGCATCGGCGGCACCGGCGTGAGCTGTCCCGTGGGCCTGTCGATGGACAGGCCGTATGGCTGGAACGAGGAGGTCGAGCGGCCCGAGACGCCGGGCTGA
- a CDS encoding 50S ribosomal protein L11 methyltransferase — MPTFTAFTKTAGKAPAEALGVALEDLWPEPTGVGVFEIEDGSGLWEVGAYFTEAPDEIALALLARAHDAPDFVISELPETDWVAKVRRDLAPVEAGRFFVYGSHDADRLPEGRVGLLIEAAMAFGTGHHGTTLGCLTAFDRLLSDGRRFGNVADIGCGTAVLAMAAAKLSEEPVHASDIDEVAVEVAQSNVAANGLAGRVICLEAAGFDHPVLHEKAPFDLVFANILKGPLVALAPDMARHVAPGGHAILSGILTPQADEVVEVYTRAGFNLLDRQEIVDWTTLTFTRIDENQE; from the coding sequence ATGCCCACCTTCACCGCCTTCACCAAGACCGCCGGAAAAGCGCCCGCGGAGGCGCTCGGCGTGGCGCTCGAGGATCTCTGGCCGGAGCCGACGGGGGTCGGCGTCTTCGAGATCGAGGACGGTTCGGGGCTTTGGGAGGTCGGGGCCTATTTCACCGAGGCCCCGGACGAAATCGCGCTCGCGCTGCTCGCCAGGGCCCATGATGCCCCGGATTTCGTGATCTCCGAACTTCCCGAAACCGACTGGGTCGCGAAGGTGCGCCGGGATCTCGCCCCCGTGGAGGCGGGGCGGTTCTTCGTCTACGGCTCGCATGACGCCGACCGTTTGCCGGAGGGCAGGGTCGGGTTGCTGATCGAGGCGGCGATGGCCTTCGGCACCGGGCATCATGGCACCACGCTCGGCTGCCTGACGGCGTTCGACCGACTGCTTTCCGACGGCCGCCGGTTCGGGAACGTCGCTGACATCGGCTGTGGCACGGCGGTGCTTGCGATGGCGGCGGCGAAACTGTCGGAGGAGCCGGTCCATGCCTCCGACATCGACGAGGTGGCGGTCGAGGTGGCGCAGTCGAATGTCGCGGCGAACGGGCTCGCGGGCCGGGTGATCTGCCTCGAGGCGGCGGGATTCGACCATCCGGTGCTGCACGAGAAGGCGCCCTTCGACCTGGTCTTCGCCAATATCCTGAAAGGCCCGCTCGTGGCGCTCGCGCCCGACATGGCGCGCCATGTCGCACCGGGCGGGCATGCGATTCTGTCGGGCATCCTCACGCCGCAGGCCGATGAGGTGGTGGAGGTTTATACACGCGCGGGCTTCAATCTTCTCGACCGGCAGGAGATTGTCGACTGGACCACGCTCACCTTCACCAGGATTGACGAAAATCAGGAATAA
- the ruvC gene encoding crossover junction endodeoxyribonuclease RuvC: protein MRVMGIDPGLRNMGWGIIDVAGPRISHVANGICRSAASDDLAARLLSLFDQLTAIVDSYKPDCAAVEQTFVNKDAVATLKLGQARSVALLVPARAGLPVGEYAPNAVKKTVVGVGHAAKQQVEHMIRLQLPGATLAGPDAVDALAIAITHSYHAQSASRLADAVRRATA from the coding sequence ATGCGGGTGATGGGCATCGACCCCGGTTTGCGCAACATGGGCTGGGGCATCATCGACGTCGCCGGGCCGCGCATCAGCCACGTGGCGAACGGCATCTGCCGCTCGGCCGCCTCCGACGATCTCGCGGCGCGGCTCCTGTCGCTCTTCGACCAGCTCACCGCCATCGTCGACAGCTACAAGCCCGATTGCGCGGCGGTCGAACAGACCTTCGTCAACAAGGACGCGGTCGCGACGCTCAAGCTCGGACAGGCGCGCTCGGTCGCGCTGCTCGTTCCGGCGCGGGCGGGGCTGCCGGTCGGGGAATACGCGCCGAACGCCGTGAAGAAGACGGTGGTCGGCGTGGGACATGCCGCCAAGCAGCAGGTCGAGCACATGATCCGGCTGCAACTGCCCGGCGCGACGCTCGCGGGGCCGGATGCCGTCGATGCGCTCGCCATCGCGATCACCCATTCCTACCATGCGCAAAGCGCCTCGCGCCTTGCCGATGCGGTGCGGAGGGCCACGGCATGA
- the ruvA gene encoding Holliday junction branch migration protein RuvA: MIGKLTGVIDYIGPDHVMIDVRGVGYIVHVSERTRLALPGQGAPVALHTDMLVREDLMQLFGFTSLLEKEWYRLLISVQGIGSKAAMAILGTLGPEATGRAIALGDWSAIKAAPGVGPKIAQRVVNELKDKAPAVMAMGGKLSAALEAPETGEVVEPAAPAPAPKAKPAPQKANASAEAEALSALQNLGYSPSDAAGAVAQAAQEAPEADTSGLIRTALRLLAPKG, translated from the coding sequence ATGATCGGGAAACTCACCGGCGTCATCGACTATATCGGCCCGGATCACGTGATGATCGACGTGCGCGGCGTCGGCTATATCGTGCATGTCTCCGAGCGCACGCGCCTCGCCCTGCCGGGGCAGGGGGCGCCGGTCGCGCTCCATACCGATATGCTGGTGCGCGAGGACCTGATGCAGCTCTTCGGCTTCACATCGCTGCTCGAGAAGGAATGGTATCGCCTGCTGATCTCCGTGCAGGGGATCGGGTCGAAGGCGGCCATGGCCATTCTCGGCACGCTCGGACCGGAGGCGACGGGGCGCGCCATCGCGCTCGGCGACTGGTCCGCGATCAAGGCGGCGCCGGGCGTCGGGCCGAAGATCGCGCAGCGCGTGGTGAACGAACTGAAGGACAAGGCGCCCGCGGTGATGGCGATGGGCGGGAAACTCTCCGCCGCGCTCGAGGCGCCGGAGACGGGCGAGGTCGTCGAACCCGCCGCGCCCGCGCCTGCGCCGAAAGCGAAACCCGCGCCGCAGAAAGCCAACGCGAGCGCGGAGGCGGAGGCGCTCTCCGCGCTCCAGAACCTCGGCTATTCGCCCTCCGACGCCGCGGGCGCCGTGGCGCAGGCCGCGCAGGAGGCGCCGGAAGCCGACACCTCCGGCCTCATCCGCACCGCCCTCCGCCTGCTCGCGCCGAAGGGATAA
- the ruvB gene encoding Holliday junction branch migration DNA helicase RuvB, which translates to METPDPTLRPDRRPEDADRALRPQALGEFIGQQEARANLRVFIESARMREEAMDHVLFHGPPGLGKTTLAQIMARELGVNFKMTSGPVLAKAGDLAAILTNLEARDVLFIDEIHRMNPVVEEVLYPAMEDFELDLVIGEGPAARTVRIELQPFTLVGATTRLGLLTTPLRDRFGIPTRLQFYTTGELHEIVTRGARLLGVPADPEGAHEIAKRARGTPRIAGRLLRRVVDFAVVEGDGRITKPLADGALTRLGVDLLGLDGADRRYLSMIAENYGGGPVGVETLAAALSESRDAIEDVIEPYLLQQGLIQRTPRGRMLTQKSWRHLGLEAPKGPDQTDLFGK; encoded by the coding sequence ATGGAAACCCCCGACCCCACCCTGCGCCCCGACCGCCGTCCCGAGGATGCCGATCGCGCCTTGCGTCCGCAGGCGCTCGGGGAGTTCATCGGGCAGCAGGAGGCGCGGGCCAATCTGCGGGTGTTCATCGAGAGTGCGCGGATGCGCGAAGAGGCGATGGACCATGTGCTGTTCCACGGCCCGCCCGGCCTCGGGAAGACGACGCTCGCGCAGATCATGGCGCGCGAGCTCGGGGTGAATTTCAAGATGACCTCGGGTCCGGTGCTTGCGAAGGCGGGCGACCTCGCCGCGATCCTGACCAATCTCGAGGCGCGCGACGTGCTGTTCATCGACGAGATCCACCGGATGAACCCGGTGGTGGAGGAGGTGCTCTATCCGGCGATGGAGGATTTCGAGCTCGATCTGGTGATCGGGGAGGGGCCGGCGGCGCGCACCGTGCGCATCGAGTTGCAGCCCTTCACGCTCGTCGGCGCGACCACGCGGCTCGGGCTTTTGACGACGCCGCTGCGTGACCGGTTCGGGATCCCGACGCGGTTGCAGTTCTACACCACCGGGGAGCTGCACGAGATCGTCACCCGCGGCGCCCGGCTTCTGGGCGTGCCCGCCGATCCCGAGGGGGCGCATGAGATCGCCAAGCGCGCGCGGGGCACGCCGCGCATTGCCGGGCGGCTGTTGCGCCGGGTGGTGGACTTCGCGGTGGTCGAGGGCGACGGACGGATCACGAAGCCGCTTGCGGACGGCGCGCTGACGCGGCTCGGGGTGGATCTTCTCGGGCTCGATGGCGCGGACCGGCGTTACCTGTCGATGATCGCGGAGAATTACGGCGGCGGTCCGGTGGGCGTGGAGACGCTCGCCGCGGCGCTGTCGGAGAGCCGCGATGCGATCGAGGATGTGATCGAGCCCTACCTGTTGCAGCAGGGCCTGATCCAGCGCACCCCGCGCGGGCGGATGCTGACGCAGAAGAGCTGGCGGCATCTGGGGCTCGAGGCGCCGAAGGGGCCGGACCAGACCGATCTGTTCGGAAAGTGA
- the aroQ gene encoding type II 3-dehydroquinate dehydratase: MSKTIHILNGPNLNLLGKRQPEIYGADTLADVEALCAAEAAAHDLDIVFAQSNHEGEIVELIHEAREAADAIIINPAAYTHTSVAILDALNAFDGPVIELHISQVHKREAFRHHSYVSLRADAVMAGFGVNGYRLAVAHLASLLA; encoded by the coding sequence ATGAGCAAGACGATCCATATCCTGAACGGCCCGAACCTGAACCTGCTGGGCAAACGCCAGCCGGAGATCTACGGCGCCGACACGCTGGCCGATGTCGAGGCGCTCTGCGCCGCCGAGGCCGCCGCCCACGATCTCGACATCGTCTTCGCACAGTCCAACCACGAGGGCGAGATCGTCGAACTGATCCACGAGGCGCGGGAGGCCGCCGATGCCATCATCATCAACCCCGCCGCCTATACCCATACATCCGTCGCCATCCTCGATGCGCTCAACGCCTTCGACGGCCCGGTGATCGAGCTGCATATCTCGCAGGTGCACAAGCGCGAGGCCTTCCGGCACCATTCCTATGTCTCGCTGCGCGCGGACGCGGTCATGGCGGGCTTCGGCGTGAACGGCTACCGGCTTGCCGTCGCGCATCTCGCCAGTCTTCTGGCCTGA
- the thpR gene encoding RNA 2',3'-cyclic phosphodiesterase, whose protein sequence is MRCFVGLPLPEDLTDRLEEIAGGLRVGRAVPAENMHLTLAFLDDQPEAALDALHEELEGMRATAPRIRLEGLDLFGGDKPRVLFAAVAQDAALSELRRTVRGAARAAGIELPHERFRPHVTLVRFSRFAPGERDALDRLMARHAGFVWPAFRAAEMALMQSVLTHEGAVYEALARYPLAP, encoded by the coding sequence ATGCGGTGTTTCGTCGGCCTGCCGCTGCCGGAGGATCTGACCGACCGGCTCGAGGAGATCGCGGGAGGGCTGCGCGTCGGGCGCGCGGTGCCGGCGGAGAACATGCACCTGACGCTCGCCTTTCTCGACGACCAGCCGGAGGCGGCGCTCGACGCGCTTCATGAAGAGCTTGAGGGCATGCGTGCGACTGCGCCGCGGATCCGGCTCGAGGGGCTCGACCTGTTCGGCGGGGACAAGCCGCGGGTCCTGTTCGCCGCCGTCGCGCAGGATGCGGCGCTGAGCGAGCTGCGCAGGACGGTGCGCGGGGCGGCGCGGGCGGCGGGGATCGAGCTGCCGCACGAGCGGTTTCGCCCGCATGTGACGCTTGTCCGCTTCAGCCGGTTCGCGCCCGGAGAACGCGATGCGCTCGACCGTCTGATGGCGCGCCATGCGGGCTTTGTCTGGCCGGCCTTCCGGGCGGCCGAGATGGCGCTCATGCAGTCGGTCCTGACCCATGAGGGCGCGGTTTACGAGGCGCTTGCACGCTATCCGCTCGCTCCCTAG
- the ybgC gene encoding tol-pal system-associated acyl-CoA thioesterase: MTHRFAVHVYYEDTDLAGIVYYANYLKFIERARTEWVRDLGVDQMRLKEEEGLVFAVRRLEAEYLAPAKFDDDLTVETTLDTLGGARIVLAQVVSRGEERLFEAKVTLVALSGSGQPARLPAIIRRNLH; the protein is encoded by the coding sequence ATGACCCATCGCTTTGCCGTGCACGTCTATTACGAGGATACCGACCTCGCGGGCATCGTCTATTACGCCAATTACCTCAAGTTCATCGAACGTGCGCGGACCGAATGGGTGCGCGATCTGGGCGTCGACCAGATGCGTCTGAAGGAGGAGGAGGGCCTTGTCTTCGCCGTGCGGCGGCTCGAGGCGGAGTATCTCGCGCCGGCGAAATTCGACGACGATCTGACCGTCGAGACCACGCTCGACACCCTTGGCGGCGCGCGGATCGTGCTCGCGCAGGTGGTGTCGCGCGGCGAGGAGCGGCTGTTCGAGGCGAAGGTGACGCTGGTGGCGCTCTCCGGGTCCGGGCAGCCGGCGCGGCTTCCGGCGATTATCCGCCGAAATCTTCACTGA
- the tolQ gene encoding protein TolQ has product MDQNTLAMAQEIDFSLLALFMRATFTVKIVMILLIVASFWSWSIIIQKFISYRKARENAAAFDQAFWSGEPLDELYDQMQGGQMSAPERVFAAGMTEWRRSHRADGVLIAGAQSRIDRSMDVAIAKEAEDMNGGLSFLATVGSTAPFVGLFGTVWGIKTAFEDIAMAQSTNLAVVAPGIAEALLATALGLLAAIPAVIFYNKLSADSDRILGGYEAFADEFSTILSRELDS; this is encoded by the coding sequence ATGGACCAAAACACCCTTGCGATGGCGCAGGAGATCGACTTCTCCCTGCTGGCGCTGTTCATGCGCGCGACCTTCACCGTGAAGATCGTGATGATCCTTCTGATCGTGGCCTCCTTCTGGTCGTGGTCGATCATCATCCAGAAATTCATCAGCTACCGGAAGGCGCGGGAGAATGCCGCGGCCTTCGACCAGGCCTTCTGGTCGGGCGAGCCGCTCGACGAGCTCTACGACCAGATGCAGGGCGGCCAGATGAGCGCGCCCGAACGGGTCTTTGCCGCCGGGATGACCGAATGGCGGCGCTCGCACCGTGCCGACGGCGTGCTGATCGCGGGGGCGCAGTCGCGGATCGACCGCTCGATGGATGTCGCCATCGCCAAGGAGGCGGAGGACATGAACGGCGGTCTGTCCTTCCTCGCCACCGTGGGCTCGACCGCGCCCTTCGTCGGCCTGTTCGGCACCGTCTGGGGGATCAAGACGGCCTTCGAGGACATCGCCATGGCGCAGTCGACGAACCTCGCGGTCGTGGCGCCCGGCATCGCGGAGGCGCTCCTCGCCACCGCCCTCGGCCTGCTCGCGGCGATCCCGGCGGTGATCTTCTACAACAAGCTGTCGGCGGACAGCGACCGGATCCTCGGCGGGTACGAGGCCTTCGCCGACGAATTCTCCACCATCCTGTCGCGCGAGCTCGATAGCTGA
- the tolR gene encoding protein TolR codes for MGAGVIRKQGGGGRRGRRRGHSAAMSEINVTPFVDVMLVLLIIFMVAAPMMTVGVPVELPETAATALPQEEEEPLSITLTADGRVLLMSNETEEGDLVTKLQAIAAERQDDKIFLRADGTVPYERVAQVMGALNAGGFRKIGLVTEQGGPRLDGSGN; via the coding sequence ATGGGGGCCGGGGTCATCAGGAAACAGGGCGGAGGCGGACGGCGCGGACGGCGCCGGGGCCATTCCGCCGCGATGAGCGAGATCAACGTGACGCCCTTCGTGGACGTCATGCTCGTGCTTCTGATCATCTTCATGGTCGCGGCGCCGATGATGACCGTCGGCGTGCCCGTGGAGCTTCCCGAGACGGCGGCGACGGCGCTGCCGCAGGAGGAGGAGGAACCCCTCTCCATCACGCTCACGGCGGACGGGCGCGTGCTGCTGATGTCGAACGAGACGGAGGAGGGCGATCTCGTCACCAAGCTTCAGGCGATCGCCGCCGAACGGCAGGACGACAAGATCTTCCTGCGCGCCGACGGAACCGTGCCCTATGAGCGCGTCGCGCAGGTCATGGGGGCGCTCAACGCGGGCGGTTTCCGCAAGATCGGTCTCGTGACGGAGCAGGGCGGACCGCGCCTTGACGGCTCCGGCAACTGA
- the tolB gene encoding Tol-Pal system beta propeller repeat protein TolB, with product MKRLTALACAFAAAMSVTATAPAVAQDPGPLRIDITRGVIEPLPIAIPDFVAETPEAAQYARQISDVIAADLVGTGLFREIPPSAHISQVTNFAAPVQYSDWKAINAQGLVTGAVAMGGDGNLVVKFRVFDIYAEAPLGEGLQLGGSTGSWRRIAHKVADVVYSRITGEGGYFDSRAVFVSQSGPKNDRKKRLAIMDYDGANLQYLTDDSYIVFAPRFSPTGNKVLYTSYEAGTPQIMVLDVGTVTRTRLPVAAEAITFAPRFAPDGQSIVYSLSTGTNTDLYRMDINSGQISQLTNTPAIETAPSFSPDGSQIVFESDRSGTQQLYIMPAGGGEARRISSGKGRYGTPVWSPRGDLIAFTKQNEGRFHIGVMRTDGSEERLLTASFLDEGPTWSPNGRVIMFTRESQGTGGESALYTVDISGRNLKRVPTNTGASDPAWSPLLK from the coding sequence ATGAAACGTCTGACCGCACTTGCCTGTGCCTTCGCCGCCGCGATGTCCGTCACCGCGACCGCGCCCGCCGTGGCGCAGGATCCGGGGCCGCTGCGCATCGACATCACCCGCGGCGTGATCGAGCCGCTGCCGATCGCGATTCCCGATTTCGTCGCGGAGACGCCGGAGGCCGCGCAATACGCCCGGCAGATCTCGGACGTGATTGCCGCCGATCTCGTGGGCACGGGGCTGTTCCGCGAAATCCCGCCTTCGGCCCATATCAGCCAGGTGACGAATTTCGCGGCGCCGGTGCAGTATTCCGACTGGAAGGCGATCAACGCGCAGGGGCTCGTGACGGGGGCCGTGGCGATGGGCGGCGACGGCAATCTCGTCGTCAAGTTCCGGGTCTTCGACATCTATGCCGAGGCGCCGCTGGGCGAGGGGCTGCAACTCGGCGGCTCCACCGGGAGCTGGCGGCGGATCGCGCACAAGGTCGCCGATGTCGTCTATTCGCGCATCACCGGCGAGGGCGGGTATTTCGACAGCCGCGCGGTCTTCGTCTCCCAGTCGGGGCCGAAGAACGACCGCAAGAAGCGGCTTGCCATCATGGATTACGACGGCGCGAATCTCCAGTATCTCACCGACGACAGCTATATCGTCTTCGCCCCGCGCTTCTCGCCCACCGGCAACAAGGTGCTCTACACCTCCTACGAGGCCGGGACGCCGCAGATCATGGTGCTCGACGTGGGCACGGTGACGCGCACCCGGCTTCCGGTCGCGGCCGAGGCGATCACCTTCGCGCCGCGGTTCGCACCCGACGGGCAGTCGATCGTCTATTCGCTCTCGACGGGCACGAATACCGATCTCTACCGGATGGACATCAACAGCGGCCAGATCAGCCAGCTCACCAACACGCCGGCGATCGAGACCGCGCCGAGCTTCTCGCCCGACGGCTCGCAGATCGTCTTCGAATCCGACCGCTCCGGAACGCAGCAGCTCTACATCATGCCCGCAGGCGGCGGCGAGGCGCGGCGGATCTCCTCGGGCAAGGGCCGCTACGGCACGCCGGTCTGGTCGCCGCGGGGCGATCTCATCGCCTTCACCAAGCAGAACGAGGGCCGGTTCCACATCGGCGTGATGCGCACCGACGGGTCCGAGGAACGGCTGCTGACCGCCTCCTTCCTCGACGAGGGCCCGACCTGGTCGCCCAACGGGCGCGTCATCATGTTCACCCGCGAAAGCCAGGGGACAGGCGGGGAAAGCGCGCTCTACACGGTCGATATCTCCGGCCGCAACCTCAAGCGCGTGCCGACCAATACCGGCGCCTCCGACCCCGCCTGGTCGCCGCTTCTCAAGTGA
- the pal gene encoding peptidoglycan-associated lipoprotein Pal, translated as MPNILTSSAARALLLVAALGLTACTNPGRFGANGANGANGMNGANGGIVPGSANDPRSVAYFNQTVGDRVLFAVDQSTLSDQARTILAGQARWLSDNPGYTAIIEGHADEQGTRDYNFALSARRAAAVQQYLISQGINPGRLKTIPYGKERPLAICSDESCYSQNRRAVTVLAAGAGVTS; from the coding sequence ATGCCGAACATCCTGACTTCCTCCGCTGCCCGTGCGCTGCTTCTCGTCGCCGCGCTGGGGCTCACCGCCTGCACCAATCCCGGCCGTTTCGGCGCCAATGGCGCGAATGGCGCCAACGGGATGAACGGGGCCAACGGCGGCATCGTTCCGGGCTCCGCGAACGATCCGCGCTCGGTGGCCTATTTCAATCAGACGGTGGGGGATCGCGTGCTCTTCGCGGTCGACCAGTCGACGCTTTCCGATCAGGCGCGCACGATCCTCGCCGGCCAGGCCCGCTGGCTTTCCGACAATCCGGGCTACACGGCGATCATCGAGGGCCATGCGGACGAACAGGGCACCCGCGACTATAACTTCGCGCTGTCGGCGCGGCGCGCGGCGGCGGTGCAGCAATATCTGATCAGCCAGGGCATCAACCCCGGCCGGCTCAAGACCATCCCCTATGGCAAGGAACGCCCGCTCGCGATCTGTTCCGACGAAAGCTGCTACAGCCAGAACCGCCGCGCGGTGACCGTGCTGGCCGCGGGCGCCGGCGTGACGTCGTGA
- the ybgF gene encoding tol-pal system protein YbgF, which produces MKRLIFGAALAFAVAGGGAVAAQDAQTLADIRQEASVLSVEIAKLRRELSTTAAPNAQFSGGSTLERVDAMEAALAALTSKVEALEFRVEAVVKDGTNQLDDLNFRLCELESGCDVGNLPPLTPLGGESGATDVVLPAPGAPTPAPAAPEGSLAMTEQSDFDAAKALYDAGNYQEAADAFGTFATTYTGGYLTGEAHYMRGEALSQLGRTADAARAYLDSFSGSPEGDRAPEALRKLAGSLGTLGQVEKACVMYNEVQARFPGSATAQSAVTEARSLGCQ; this is translated from the coding sequence ATGAAACGGTTGATCTTCGGAGCGGCGCTGGCCTTCGCCGTCGCGGGCGGCGGGGCGGTTGCGGCACAGGATGCGCAGACGCTCGCCGACATCCGGCAGGAGGCCTCCGTGCTCTCGGTCGAGATCGCGAAGCTCCGGCGCGAGCTGTCGACCACCGCGGCGCCCAATGCGCAATTCTCGGGCGGCTCCACGCTCGAGCGCGTGGACGCGATGGAGGCCGCGCTCGCCGCGCTGACCTCCAAGGTCGAGGCGCTCGAATTCCGGGTCGAGGCGGTGGTGAAGGACGGAACCAACCAGCTCGACGATCTGAACTTCCGGCTCTGCGAACTTGAATCGGGATGCGACGTCGGGAACCTCCCGCCGCTCACGCCGCTCGGCGGAGAGAGCGGGGCGACGGATGTCGTCCTGCCCGCGCCCGGCGCGCCCACACCCGCGCCGGCGGCGCCCGAGGGCTCGCTCGCGATGACCGAGCAGAGCGATTTCGACGCGGCGAAGGCGCTTTACGACGCCGGCAACTATCAGGAGGCGGCCGATGCCTTCGGCACCTTCGCCACCACCTACACGGGCGGCTACCTGACGGGGGAGGCGCATTACATGCGTGGCGAGGCGTTGTCGCAGCTCGGGCGGACCGCGGATGCGGCGCGTGCCTATCTCGACAGTTTCTCGGGCAGTCCCGAAGGCGATCGCGCGCCCGAGGCGCTGCGCAAGCTCGCGGGGTCGCTCGGTACGCTCGGGCAGGTCGAAAAGGCCTGCGTGATGTATAACGAGGTGCAGGCGCGCTTCCCCGGCAGCGCGACCGCGCAATCCGCGGTCACCGAGGCGCGGAGCCTCGGCTGTCAGTGA